A region of Zeugodacus cucurbitae isolate PBARC_wt_2022May chromosome 5, idZeuCucr1.2, whole genome shotgun sequence DNA encodes the following proteins:
- the LOC105218978 gene encoding frizzled-4 produces the protein MSEILRYWKYNIIFMVLVCSTSGESLALRQCEPIRIIMCRGIGYNETSMPNLVGNELQSDVEYTLQTFAPLIEYVCSTQLKLFLCAAYVPLCTPKVPLPIGPCRSLCESVRMRCHPVLQGFGFPWPPALDCNRFPKENNHETMCIEGPGETQIHGRDKEIFAGAVINKVHSSSAVLECPGLSKSHMYVKLYRYGRCAPLCEADILFGQHDKHLAELWVATWTYAEVFMALIAILCLILNHNSKRNYNQKWINVLTPFVWCHFMVALGWTVRFIVGRTAASCGYDPQLPNVLLLLVDGLSNASCATTFLLRYYFFMSSCAWWAILCLTWHRDVRRINPEDLMCLSVETSGTYTDVNQCEIRRRRQTNSDKRNANLTIMQSNLANFIAWGLPAFQTAVVIVARLVDADELIGACFVGNQSDRALQILVATPLFCYWIFGSMNLGSGYLVYRRYKTLLKNPLTPMLKQQLEAKCPSYDFGMFLFIYSIPCAFILVSVIYEFVNIDIWLNVPPYFVATEGFTTPMWSFMTKALMEITLGIICFAWVIGPKISVLYKQHLELRNSNGNNRNKNYICSAVSYQSVRPPGNVYSQQRVPGSISMNQLSKYSHNKIVTQNNQHFKPLHKNRYPIRPHKMYLECRGDETIL, from the exons ATGTCTGAAATATTACGTTATTGgaaatataatatcatatttatggTATTAGTTTGTTCAACAAGTGGTGAATCCCTTGCACTGCGACAATGTGAACCAATCCGTATTATTATGTGTCGTGGCATTGGTTATAACGAAACTTCCATGCCTAATTTAGTTGGCAATGAACTGCAGTCTGACGTAGAATATACTTTGCAAACCTTTGCTCCTCTTATTGAGTATGTATGCAGTACTCaactgaaattgtttttatgtgCTGCTTACGTACCTTTATGCACGCCGAAAGTCCCTCTTCCTATTGGACCGTGCAGAAGCTTATGCGAAAGCGTTAGAATGCGTTGTCACCCTGTTTTACAAGGATTTGGTTTTCCTTGGCCACCAGCACTAGACTGTAACAGATTCCCAAAAGAAAATAATCATGAAACAATGTGTATAGAGGGACCAGGAGAGACGCAAATACATGGAAGAGATAAAGAAATTTTTGCAGGAGCGGTAATAAATAAAGTGCATTCTTCATCCGCGGTATTGGAATGTCCTGGCCTATCAAAatcgcatatgtatgtaaaactaTACCGGTATGGAAGGTGTGCTCCTTTATGCGAAGCTGACATATTATTTGGTCAACATGATAAACATTTGGCAGAACTATGGGTTGCCACATGGACATATGCCGAAGTTTTTATGGCATTGATTGCAATATTGTGTCTTATTTTAAATCATAATTCCAAAAGAAATTACAATCAGAAATGGATAAACGTTCTTACTCCCTTTGTATGGTGCCATTTCATGGTTGCTTTAGGTTGGACTGTTCGTTTTATAGTGGGTAGAACGGCAGCATCGTGTGGTTATGATCCGCAACTTCCTAATGTTCTTCTTTTACTTGTTGACGGACTTTCAAATGCTTCCTGTGCAACAACATTTTTGCTtcgatactatttttttatgtcTTCTTGTGCTTG GTGGGCAATACTTTGTCTTACATGGCATCGGGATGTGCGTCGTATCAACCCAGAAGATTTGATGTGTTTATCAGTTGAAACATCCGGTACATATACTGACGTGAATCAATGTGAAATCAGGAGAAGGCGTCAAACAAATAGTGATAAACGAAATGCAAACTTGACTATAATGCAAAGCAATTTGGCAAATTTTATAGCCTGGGGACTTCCAGCATTTCAGACTGCAGTAGTAATAGTAGCGAGACTTGTGGATGCTGATGAACTAATAG gtGCTTGTTTCGTTGGAAATCAGTCAGATAGAGCTCTGCAAATATTGGTAGCAACACCACTGTTTTGCTATTGGATTTTCGGCTCCATGAACCTTGGTTCGGGTTATTTAGTATATCGTCGCTATAAGACTTTATTGAAAAATCCGCTAACACCCATGTTGAAGCAACAACTAGAGGCTAAGTGTCCAAGCTACGATTTTGGAATGTTCTTGTTCATATATTCTATTCCATGTGCTTTTATTTTGGTCTCTGTGATCTACGAATTTGTCAACATCGATATTTGGCTTAATGTACCACCTTATTTTGTCGCAACCGAGGGTTTTACAACACCAATGTGGTCGTTCATGACTAAAGCACTTATGGAAATAACGTTGGGAATTATATGTTTTGCATGGGTTATAGGACCTAAAATATCTGTATTGTATAAGCAACATTTAGAGCTTCGAAATTCCAATGGAAATAATCGAAATAAGAATTACATTTGCAGTGCAGTATCTTATCAAAGTGTGCGACCTCCGGGAAATGTATATTCACAACAGCGTGTTCCAGGTAGTATTTCAATGAACCAATTATCGAAATACTCCCACAATAAAATTGTTACACAAAATAACCAACATTTCAAGCCCTTGCATAAAAATCGCTATCCTATAAGACCACATAAAATGTATCTGGAATGCCGTGGAGACGAAActatactataa